The Allochromatium tepidum genome has a window encoding:
- a CDS encoding helicase-related protein, which produces MLKLEQIRKNAAVSGLEPGQVVRIVTTEPVGDNALTVYYKTADGKLLERMLFRTDEAKLSLAEAGRPWAFDAPGEAFKLAAEAYRINLAHLFDPMMAVHTSNVEPLPHQITAVYESMLPRQPLRYVLADDPGAGKTIMAGLFIRELLMRADAKRVLIVAPGSLVEQWQDEMFEKFGLTFSLFSREQVEQSRSGNPFDDFDLLIARLDQLARAEDLQEKLRLSHWDLVVVDEAHKLSANYFGNKVNKTKRFQLGELLGSITRHFLLMTATPHNGKEEDFQLFMSLLDADRFYGKFRDGTHKVDVSDLMRRMVKEDLLKFDGTPLFPERRAYTVNYKLSDLEAALYAAVTEYVKEQFNKADQLADGGRKGTVGFALTSLQRRLASSPEAIYQSLKRRRNKLKRRVEEEKLGQRGRSPAETLAGTGINGAPEDIWESADALSPDDYENFEEAVVDQATAAQTIQELEAEIIILEGLEEQARQVVHSGQDRKWDELSRLLQDTPEMHDEVGRRRKLIIFTEHRDTLNYLATKIRGLIGSEEAVVMIHGGVKREERRKVQELFRNDPAVRVLVATDAAGEGVNLQNANLMVNYDLPWNPNRLEQRFGRIHRIGQTEVCHLWNMVANETREGDVFQRLFEKLEIERAALGGRVFDILGEVFEDKPLKDLLIEAIRYGADPEVRARLHRKVEGALDTRHLETIIKRNALCEEVMDEKRLFAVKEEMEKAEARKLQPYFIRSFFSQAFRQLGGELRPREPGRYEITHVPANIRERDRQITGRDRRNLDPVLRKYERVCFEKQYVRLTDRVGAPMAGLLHPGHPLMQSVTDLVLEAHRNKLKQGAVLVDPTDMGLTPKVLFIIDHSVKEGADPTRVVSRRMQFVEIDPQGTAINAGWAPHLDLEPISQADVSLIEDVPAAPWITQNLEQQALAHASTHLVPEHFEEVRTRREKHVDKTLAAVHERLVKEINFWSDRYIKLQEDIAAGKDVRLTLENVRRTIDDLTARRESREKELLAMRHVISATPVVVGGALVIPAGLLAQRKGQPGWTADADARARIERIAMQAVMNAERALGHEVIDVSAQKCGWDVTSLPKAVDGKLPASRHIEVKGRAKGQSTITVTRNEILYGLNQQDKFILAIVLVDGDRHEGPFYVTKPFTQEPDWAVTSINLDLDALLARAVSAEATR; this is translated from the coding sequence GTGCTGAAGCTCGAACAGATCCGGAAGAACGCCGCCGTCTCGGGCCTGGAGCCCGGGCAGGTGGTGCGCATCGTCACGACCGAGCCGGTGGGCGACAACGCGCTCACCGTCTACTACAAGACCGCCGACGGCAAGCTGCTGGAGCGGATGCTGTTCCGCACGGACGAGGCCAAGCTCTCTCTTGCCGAGGCCGGTCGTCCGTGGGCCTTCGATGCGCCGGGCGAGGCGTTCAAGCTCGCCGCCGAAGCCTACCGAATCAATCTGGCCCACCTGTTCGACCCGATGATGGCGGTGCACACGTCGAACGTGGAGCCGCTACCGCACCAGATCACCGCGGTCTACGAGTCGATGCTGCCGCGCCAGCCGCTGCGCTATGTGCTGGCAGACGACCCCGGCGCGGGCAAGACCATCATGGCCGGCCTGTTCATCCGCGAGCTGCTGATGCGCGCCGATGCCAAGCGCGTCCTGATCGTCGCGCCCGGCAGCCTGGTCGAGCAGTGGCAGGACGAGATGTTCGAGAAATTCGGACTGACGTTTTCTCTGTTCTCGCGCGAGCAGGTTGAGCAGTCGCGTAGCGGCAATCCGTTTGATGACTTCGACCTGCTGATCGCCCGGCTGGACCAACTGGCACGCGCCGAAGACCTGCAGGAGAAGCTGCGCCTCTCGCACTGGGACCTGGTGGTCGTCGACGAAGCGCACAAGCTCTCGGCCAACTACTTCGGCAACAAGGTTAACAAGACCAAGCGCTTCCAGCTTGGCGAACTGCTGGGCTCGATCACGCGGCACTTTCTGTTGATGACAGCCACGCCGCACAACGGCAAGGAAGAAGACTTCCAGCTGTTCATGTCGCTGCTGGACGCCGACCGCTTCTACGGCAAGTTCCGCGACGGCACGCACAAGGTCGACGTCAGCGATCTGATGCGCCGCATGGTCAAGGAAGACCTGCTCAAGTTCGACGGCACCCCGCTGTTCCCCGAGCGCCGGGCCTACACCGTCAACTACAAGCTGTCCGACCTCGAAGCTGCGCTCTACGCCGCCGTCACCGAATACGTCAAAGAGCAGTTCAACAAGGCCGACCAGTTGGCCGACGGTGGGCGCAAGGGCACGGTGGGTTTCGCGCTGACCTCGCTACAGCGCCGGCTCGCCTCCAGCCCTGAAGCCATCTACCAGTCGCTCAAGCGCCGCCGCAACAAGCTCAAGCGCAGGGTCGAAGAAGAGAAGCTGGGTCAGCGCGGCAGGTCGCCGGCCGAGACGCTGGCCGGCACCGGCATCAACGGCGCGCCCGAAGACATCTGGGAGTCGGCCGACGCGCTATCGCCCGACGACTACGAGAACTTCGAGGAAGCCGTGGTCGACCAGGCCACCGCCGCGCAGACCATCCAGGAGCTCGAGGCCGAGATCATCATCCTCGAAGGTCTGGAAGAACAGGCGCGCCAGGTCGTCCACTCCGGTCAGGACCGCAAGTGGGACGAGCTCTCCCGCCTGCTGCAAGACACGCCCGAGATGCACGACGAGGTGGGCCGCCGGCGCAAGCTGATCATCTTCACCGAGCACCGCGACACGCTGAACTACCTGGCCACCAAGATCCGCGGCCTGATCGGCAGCGAAGAAGCCGTGGTGATGATCCACGGCGGCGTCAAGCGTGAAGAGCGCCGTAAGGTGCAGGAGCTGTTCCGCAACGATCCTGCCGTGCGCGTGCTGGTCGCGACCGACGCGGCGGGCGAAGGCGTCAACCTGCAAAACGCCAACCTGATGGTCAACTATGACCTGCCTTGGAACCCCAACCGCCTGGAGCAGCGCTTCGGCCGCATCCACCGTATCGGCCAGACCGAGGTCTGCCACCTCTGGAACATGGTGGCAAACGAGACCCGCGAGGGTGACGTGTTTCAGCGCCTGTTCGAGAAGCTGGAAATCGAGCGCGCCGCCCTGGGCGGCCGCGTGTTCGACATCCTCGGCGAAGTCTTCGAGGACAAGCCCCTCAAAGACCTCCTGATCGAAGCCATCCGCTACGGCGCAGACCCGGAAGTTCGCGCCAGGCTACACCGCAAGGTCGAGGGTGCGCTCGATACCCGGCACCTCGAAACCATCATCAAGCGCAACGCCCTGTGCGAAGAAGTGATGGACGAGAAGCGCCTCTTCGCGGTGAAGGAAGAAATGGAAAAGGCCGAAGCCCGCAAGCTCCAGCCCTACTTCATCCGTTCCTTCTTCAGCCAGGCGTTCCGGCAACTTGGCGGCGAACTGCGTCCTCGCGAGCCGGGCCGCTACGAGATCACCCACGTCCCGGCCAATATCCGTGAGCGTGACCGCCAGATCACCGGTCGGGATCGCCGCAACCTTGACCCCGTACTGCGCAAATACGAGCGCGTGTGCTTCGAAAAGCAGTACGTGCGCCTCACCGACCGCGTCGGTGCGCCGATGGCCGGCCTGCTGCACCCCGGGCACCCGCTGATGCAGTCGGTGACCGACCTGGTGCTCGAAGCCCACCGCAACAAACTCAAGCAGGGCGCCGTGCTGGTGGACCCGACCGACATGGGGCTGACGCCGAAGGTGCTGTTCATCATCGACCACTCGGTGAAGGAAGGGGCCGACCCGACTCGGGTGGTCTCACGCCGTATGCAATTTGTCGAGATCGACCCGCAGGGCACAGCGATCAATGCCGGCTGGGCCCCTCACCTCGACCTCGAACCCATCAGCCAAGCCGACGTGAGCCTGATCGAAGATGTGCCGGCCGCGCCGTGGATCACGCAGAACCTTGAGCAGCAAGCATTGGCGCATGCCTCCACACACCTTGTGCCGGAGCACTTCGAGGAGGTGCGTACCCGGCGCGAAAAGCATGTGGACAAAACGCTGGCGGCTGTGCACGAGCGCTTGGTCAAGGAGATCAACTTCTGGTCCGACCGCTACATCAAGCTGCAGGAAGACATCGCCGCCGGCAAGGATGTGCGCCTGACCTTGGAGAACGTGCGCCGCACCATCGATGACCTGACGGCACGCCGGGAATCACGCGAGAAGGAATTGCTGGCCATGCGCCATGTGATCTCGGCGACCCCGGTCGTCGTCGGCGGCGCATTGGTGATCCCGGCGGGCCTGCTGGCGCAGCGCAAGGGGCAGCCGGGGTGGACGGCGGATGCCGACGCCCGCGCCCGCATCGAGCGCATCGCCATGCAGGCCGTCATGAATGCCGAACGTGCCCTGGGCCATGAGGTCATCGATGTCTCGGCGCAGAAGTGCGGCTGGGACGTGACCAGCCTGCCGAAGGCGGTCGACGGCAAGTTGCCGGCCTCGCGCCATATCGAGGTGAAGGGCCGCGCCAAGGGACAAAGCACGATCACCGTGACCCGCAACGAGATTCTTTACGGCCTCAACCAGCAGGACAAATTCATCCTGGCCATCGTCTTGGTGGACGGCGACCGGCACGAGGGGCCGTTTTACGTGACCAAGCCCTTCACGCAAGAACCGGACTGGGCGGTGACCAGCATCAATCTGGATCTGGACGCGCTGCTCGCACGGGCGGTGAGTGCGGAGGCCACGCGGTGA
- a CDS encoding WYL domain-containing protein — MSSDRLPEMTQAQRDRLAFVDLRLRFVGEIRRRDLVARFDIQAAAATRDIAQYKELAPRNMEYDTKSKVYVRGSWFRPLFDFPAERVLTWLSEGYGDGEPIRRKGIVPHEGTALPGRLDLEMLSVLTRAIHRNAAVEVSYRALSSGLTTREIVPFALADNGQCRHVRAFDRRSGEFRDFVLARLADAKMLPGPVNEHELPAQDIQWNRITELELVPHPANVQHPDTIEAEYGMENGVLKVRARAAMAGYLLRRWNVDCTEDHSLKGGEYHLWLRNRQALYGVTNLILAPGYEGRGEE; from the coding sequence ATGTCCAGCGACCGACTCCCGGAGATGACTCAAGCGCAACGCGACCGGCTCGCGTTCGTCGATCTGCGCCTGCGGTTCGTTGGCGAGATCCGCCGCCGGGATCTGGTCGCCCGCTTCGACATCCAGGCGGCAGCCGCCACGCGCGACATCGCGCAGTACAAGGAGCTGGCGCCGCGCAACATGGAGTACGACACCAAGAGCAAGGTCTACGTCCGCGGCTCCTGGTTCCGGCCGCTGTTCGACTTTCCCGCCGAGCGTGTCCTGACCTGGTTGTCCGAGGGTTACGGCGACGGCGAGCCGATCCGCCGGAAGGGCATCGTCCCGCATGAAGGCACCGCCCTGCCGGGCCGGCTCGACCTGGAGATGCTCTCCGTCCTGACGCGGGCGATCCATCGCAACGCGGCGGTCGAGGTCTCCTACCGCGCGCTGTCGAGCGGGCTGACCACCCGGGAGATCGTGCCCTTCGCCCTCGCCGACAACGGCCAATGCCGGCACGTGCGCGCTTTCGATCGCCGCAGCGGCGAGTTCCGGGACTTCGTCCTGGCGCGCCTGGCCGACGCCAAGATGCTGCCCGGCCCGGTCAACGAGCACGAGTTGCCCGCACAGGACATCCAGTGGAACCGGATTACCGAGCTTGAGCTGGTGCCGCACCCGGCCAACGTCCAGCACCCCGACACCATCGAAGCCGAGTACGGCATGGAGAACGGCGTGCTCAAAGTCCGGGCCCGTGCTGCGATGGCGGGCTACCTGCTGCGCCGCTGGAACGTCGACTGCACCGAAGACCACAGTCTCAAGGGCGGCGAGTACCACCTCTGGCTTCGCAATCGCCAGGCCTTGTACGGCGTGACGAACCTGATCCTGGCGCCGGGCTACGAGGGTCGCGGCGAGGAGTGA
- a CDS encoding RNA-guided endonuclease InsQ/TnpB family protein, with the protein MKRRLQAYKYELRPNGRQARQMRRFAGSCRFVFNKAPALQKARYEQGESRLGYAGLCKLLTEWRNGAETVWLSDAPVHPLQQALKDLERAYSNFFAKRADFPRFKKKGRSDSFRYPDPKQIKLDQANSRLFLPKLGRLRYRNSREVLGTVKNVTVSRSCGKWFVSIQTEREVEQPLPKGGAVGIDMGVARFATLSDGTFYAPLNSFKRHETRLRRAQQAMSRKVKFSNNWKKAKARVRKIHSRIGNARRDYLHKCSTTISQNHAMVCIEDLQVRNMSKSAAGTAEAPGRNVRAKSGLNKSILDQGWFEFRRQLDYKLAWSGGHLIAVPPQNTSRTCPCCGYMSAENRRTQARFECVECGFEENADVVGAINVLRAGHARLACEASGAVRPPAAGTHRSDSGVAQCRA; encoded by the coding sequence ATGAAAAGACGACTTCAAGCCTACAAGTACGAACTGCGGCCCAACGGCCGGCAAGCGCGGCAAATGCGCCGCTTTGCCGGTTCATGCCGCTTTGTATTCAACAAGGCGCCGGCGTTGCAGAAGGCGCGTTACGAGCAAGGCGAATCGAGGCTCGGCTATGCCGGGTTGTGCAAGCTACTGACCGAGTGGCGCAACGGCGCGGAAACGGTGTGGCTCTCCGATGCACCCGTCCATCCCTTGCAACAGGCGCTCAAGGATTTGGAGCGGGCCTACAGCAACTTTTTCGCCAAGCGGGCCGACTTCCCGCGCTTCAAGAAGAAAGGCCGGTCGGACAGCTTCCGCTATCCCGACCCGAAACAGATCAAGCTCGACCAAGCCAACAGCCGCCTGTTCCTACCCAAACTCGGCCGGCTGCGCTACCGCAACAGCCGCGAGGTGCTCGGCACGGTGAAGAACGTCACCGTCAGCCGGTCTTGCGGCAAATGGTTCGTGTCGATCCAGACTGAGCGTGAGGTTGAACAACCGTTGCCGAAAGGCGGCGCGGTCGGCATCGATATGGGTGTGGCACGCTTTGCCACGCTGTCAGACGGCACGTTCTATGCGCCGCTCAACAGCTTCAAGCGGCATGAAACGCGCTTGCGCCGTGCGCAGCAGGCGATGAGCCGCAAGGTCAAGTTCAGCAACAACTGGAAGAAGGCCAAAGCCCGCGTCCGGAAGATTCATTCCCGCATCGGCAATGCCCGCCGCGACTACCTGCACAAGTGCTCCACCACGATCAGCCAAAACCACGCGATGGTGTGTATCGAGGACTTGCAGGTGAGGAATATGTCGAAGTCGGCGGCAGGCACAGCAGAGGCGCCGGGAAGAAACGTTCGGGCCAAATCCGGCCTGAACAAGTCCATCCTCGATCAGGGTTGGTTCGAGTTTCGCCGTCAACTGGACTACAAGTTGGCGTGGAGCGGCGGCCATCTCATTGCCGTACCACCGCAGAACACGAGCCGCACCTGTCCCTGTTGCGGCTATATGTCGGCGGAGAATCGCCGAACACAAGCCCGGTTCGAGTGCGTGGAATGCGGTTTCGAGGAAAACGCCGATGTGGTCGGCGCGATCAACGTTCTAAGGGCGGGACACGCCCGGTTAGCCTGTGAAGCGAGCGGTGCGGTAAGGCCGCCGGCCGCAGGAACCCACCGAAGCGACTCGGGGGTGGCTCAATGCCGCGCCTGA
- a CDS encoding tetratricopeptide repeat protein: MPRLSAVGISGLQAGEDVKHRKASKDEGDDLLALFEQGRHADAETKARLWTEDYPHDVFGWKILGAILTTTQRHQEAISVLETALMLSPEDAECLNILGTALEDGGRPEEAGVFYARAARQAPGFVAAFYNLAKLLQRLGRLDEARFYFEHALSINPLHLKSLNNLGSLLRDLGCTQEALDCYRRALAINPSQPEALTNLGNLLLSLGQLHEALECQKRAARLQPGYPEILSNLGNALQHLGRLDEALEVYRQALTIRPDDTSIHSKLLFTLNYHPDQSAEQIFSAYQEFDRRFGAPHRPRRPPPASDRDPDRRLRIGYVSPDFRCHSISHFLEPVLAHHDHQSFEITAYAELTREDRLTALYRGLVDRWVPTHGLSDDALAERIRADGIDILIDLAGHTAGNRLGVFARRPAPVSVTWMGYGYTTGLSAIDYFLTDTIMAPAGCEPLFAERLWRLDAPIGVYRPVSDMGEAGPLPALTHGTVTFGTLTRHVRLNHHVIRVWSEILRRLPTARLIIDSKDFATETVQQQLAERFAAHGIEPTRLSIGYHSPPWDVLRAMDIGLDCFPHNSGATLVESLYMGVPFITLAARPSVGRSGSSVLTGAGHPEWIAASEAEYVDKAVALASDLEQLAALRSRLRADFEAGPWRDEAGFVRRVEQAYRQMWQLWCKTEPAT; this comes from the coding sequence ATGCCGCGCCTGAGCGCCGTAGGAATCTCCGGCCTTCAGGCTGGGGAGGATGTCAAGCACCGAAAGGCATCCAAAGATGAAGGAGACGACCTATTGGCGCTGTTTGAGCAGGGTCGGCATGCGGATGCGGAAACCAAGGCACGTCTCTGGACTGAAGATTATCCGCATGACGTCTTTGGCTGGAAGATATTAGGGGCGATCCTGACGACTACCCAGCGTCATCAGGAAGCTATTTCAGTTTTGGAAACAGCCCTGATGCTCTCGCCGGAAGACGCCGAATGTCTAAATATACTCGGCACTGCGCTCGAGGATGGAGGCCGACCGGAGGAGGCGGGTGTCTTTTATGCGCGTGCTGCTCGCCAAGCGCCTGGTTTCGTGGCTGCATTCTACAATCTGGCCAAGCTGCTTCAGAGATTGGGGCGTCTTGATGAGGCGCGATTTTATTTCGAGCACGCGTTGAGCATCAATCCACTCCATCTCAAATCGCTCAATAATCTGGGTTCACTGCTCCGTGACCTAGGGTGTACGCAGGAAGCATTGGACTGTTATCGGCGCGCTTTAGCCATAAATCCTTCTCAACCCGAAGCACTCACCAATCTGGGCAACCTGCTGCTGAGTCTCGGGCAACTGCATGAGGCCTTAGAGTGTCAAAAACGCGCGGCTCGTCTACAACCCGGATATCCCGAAATTCTGTCGAATCTCGGTAATGCTTTACAGCATCTAGGACGCCTTGACGAGGCATTGGAAGTTTACCGCCAAGCATTGACGATCAGGCCGGATGATACGTCGATTCATAGCAAACTCCTCTTTACACTGAACTACCATCCGGATCAGAGTGCCGAACAGATCTTCAGCGCCTACCAGGAGTTCGACCGGCGCTTCGGCGCGCCGCATCGCCCCCGTCGGCCACCGCCGGCCAGTGACCGAGACCCCGATCGACGCTTGCGTATCGGCTACGTCTCACCGGATTTTCGCTGTCACTCCATCAGCCATTTTCTCGAACCCGTACTGGCGCATCACGATCACCAGTCATTCGAGATCACCGCCTATGCCGAACTGACCCGGGAAGACCGACTCACGGCACTCTATCGCGGGCTGGTCGACCGCTGGGTTCCGACGCATGGACTGAGCGATGATGCCCTGGCCGAGCGCATCCGTGCCGACGGCATCGACATCCTGATCGATCTGGCCGGACATACCGCCGGCAACCGACTGGGCGTATTTGCCCGCCGCCCGGCCCCGGTCTCCGTGACCTGGATGGGCTATGGCTATACCACCGGGCTGAGTGCGATCGATTACTTCCTCACCGATACGATCATGGCGCCTGCGGGCTGTGAGCCGCTGTTTGCCGAGCGTCTCTGGCGTCTGGACGCGCCGATCGGCGTCTATCGCCCCGTATCCGACATGGGCGAGGCCGGCCCCCTGCCCGCACTCACTCACGGCACTGTGACCTTCGGCACGCTGACGCGCCATGTGCGCCTCAATCATCATGTCATCCGGGTCTGGTCGGAGATTCTCAGGCGACTACCGACAGCGCGGCTGATCATCGACAGCAAGGATTTTGCGACCGAAACCGTGCAACAGCAGCTGGCCGAGCGCTTCGCCGCGCATGGCATCGAACCCACACGGCTGAGCATCGGCTATCACAGCCCGCCCTGGGACGTCCTGCGCGCCATGGACATCGGACTGGACTGCTTCCCGCACAACTCGGGCGCCACACTGGTCGAGTCGCTCTACATGGGCGTGCCCTTCATCACCCTGGCCGCGCGCCCGAGCGTCGGTCGTTCCGGCAGTAGCGTACTCACCGGCGCGGGACATCCGGAATGGATCGCCGCCAGTGAAGCCGAGTATGTCGACAAGGCCGTGGCGCTGGCGAGTGACCTGGAGCAGCTGGCCGCTCTGCGTTCGCGCTTGCGCGCCGACTTCGAGGCCGGCCCCTGGCGCGACGAGGCCGGATTCGTCCGACGTGTCGAGCAGGCCTATCGGCAGATGTGGCAACTCTGGTGCAAGACGGAACCGGCAACCTGA
- the tnpA gene encoding IS200/IS605 family transposase → MSDDNDIRHGRHCVFAMHVHLVFVTKYRRKVFDGDAINRLRAIFTKTCAGFEARLVEMDGEDDHVHLLVEYPPKVAVSNLVNSLKGVSSRLLRKERPDIRKRYWKGALWSPSYFASSCSGAPIAIVRQYIEQQRTPN, encoded by the coding sequence ATGAGCGATGACAACGATATTAGACACGGACGGCACTGCGTTTTTGCAATGCACGTTCACTTGGTCTTTGTGACGAAGTATCGCCGCAAAGTCTTCGACGGCGACGCCATCAACCGGCTGCGCGCCATCTTCACCAAGACCTGCGCCGGCTTCGAGGCCCGTTTGGTCGAGATGGACGGCGAGGACGATCATGTGCATCTGCTGGTCGAGTATCCGCCCAAGGTGGCCGTCTCCAACCTCGTGAACAGTCTCAAAGGCGTGTCCAGCCGCTTGCTGCGCAAGGAGCGGCCCGACATCCGGAAACGCTACTGGAAGGGCGCGCTGTGGTCGCCCTCTTACTTCGCTTCAAGCTGTAGCGGCGCGCCGATCGCCATCGTGCGCCAATACATCGAACAGCAGCGGACGCCGAACTAA
- a CDS encoding RNA-guided endonuclease InsQ/TnpB family protein, producing MQRFQAFRFELKPNGDQARNLRRFAGACRFVYNRALALQKARYEQGESRLGYAGLCKLLTEWRNSTETVWLSDAPVHPLQQALKDLERAYANFFAKRAGFPRFKKKGRSDSFRYPDPKQIKLDQANSRLFLPKLGRLRYRNSREVLGTVKNVTVSQSGGKWFVSIQTEREAEIPVHQGTAVGIDLGIVRFATLSDGTVYAPLNSFKRHETRLRRAQQAMSRKVKFSRNWEKAKARVRKIHSRIGNARRDFLHKTSTAISQNHAMVCIEDLQVRNMSKSAAGTAEAPGRNVRAKSGLNKSILDQGWFEFRRQLDYKLAWSGGHLIAVPPQNTSRTCPCCGYMSAENRRTQARFECVECGFEENADVVGAINVLRAGHARLACEASGAVRPPAAGTHRSDSGAAARCRA from the coding sequence ATGCAACGCTTCCAAGCCTTCAGATTTGAGTTGAAGCCCAACGGCGACCAAGCGCGCAACCTGCGCCGCTTCGCGGGGGCGTGCCGCTTCGTCTACAACCGGGCGCTGGCGTTGCAGAAGGCGCGTTACGAGCAAGGCGAATCGAGGCTCGGCTATGCCGGGTTGTGCAAGCTGCTTACCGAGTGGCGCAACAGCACGGAAACGGTGTGGCTCTCCGATGCGCCTGTCCATCCCTTGCAGCAGGCTCTCAAGGATCTGGAGCGTGCCTACGCCAACTTCTTCGCCAAGCGAGCCGGCTTCCCACGCTTCAAGAAGAAAGGCCGGTCGGACAGCTTCCGCTATCCCGACCCGAAACAGATCAAGCTCGACCAAGCGAACAGCCGCCTGTTTCTGCCCAAGCTGGGCCGGCTGCGCTACCGCAACAGCCGCGAGGTGCTCGGCACGGTGAAGAACGTCACCGTCAGCCAGTCCGGCGGCAAGTGGTTCGTGTCGATCCAGACCGAGCGCGAAGCCGAGATCCCGGTTCATCAGGGCACGGCCGTCGGGATCGACCTGGGCATCGTCCGCTTCGCCACCTTGAGCGACGGGACGGTCTACGCCCCGCTCAATAGCTTCAAGCGGCATGAAACGCGCTTGCGCCGTGCGCAGCAGGCGATGAGCCGCAAGGTCAAGTTCAGCCGCAACTGGGAAAAGGCCAAAGCCCGCGTCCGGAAGATTCATTCCCGCATCGGCAATGCCCGCCGCGACTTCCTGCATAAGACCTCGACCGCGATCAGCCAAAACCACGCGATGGTGTGTATCGAGGACTTGCAGGTGAGGAATATGTCGAAGTCGGCGGCAGGCACAGCAGAGGCGCCGGGAAGAAACGTTCGGGCCAAATCCGGCCTGAACAAGTCCATCCTCGATCAGGGTTGGTTCGAGTTTCGCCGTCAACTGGACTACAAGTTGGCGTGGAGCGGCGGCCATCTCATTGCCGTACCACCGCAGAACACGAGCCGCACCTGTCCCTGTTGCGGCTATATGTCGGCGGAGAATCGCCGGACACAAGCCCGGTTCGAGTGCGTGGAATGCGGTTTCGAGGAAAACGCCGATGTGGTCGGCGCGATCAACGTTCTAAGGGCGGGACACGCCCGGTTAGCCTGTGAAGCGAGCGGTGCGGTAAGGCCGCCGGCAGCAGGAACCCACCGAAGCGACTCGGGGGCGGCGGCTCGCTGCCGCGCCTGA